A single genomic interval of Lathyrus oleraceus cultivar Zhongwan6 chromosome 7, CAAS_Psat_ZW6_1.0, whole genome shotgun sequence harbors:
- the LOC127103188 gene encoding uncharacterized protein LOC127103188 — translation MECGRDISVIRHDGNLQKIQETRGYYDPLEYTILSPFGTHSWDINTINYNGRRVSCRAYYSYMLQIRPNDQSMLLNAGRLLQQYDDLHVGETNTENIGKRTILSSSFIGGRRDMTQRYEDGMVIVLNGGGHCKKRYPKQFLDETRQGTESYPEYKRRFYKSISLGRDRSVDNRWVVPYNPWLLLKYDCHINVEICSSMKSIKYLYKYVYKSPDRVAMEVHKGSYMDEVQ, via the exons ATGGAATGTGGAAGGGATATTAGTGTCATTCGTCATGATGGAAATCTCCAGAAAATTCAAGAGACAAGGGGATATTATGATCCTTTGGAATACACTATATTGTCTCCATTTGGGACGCATAGTTGGGACATCAACACAATAAATTATAATGGACGAAGAGTGTCATGTCGAGCATATTACAGTTACATGCTTCAG ATTCGCCCAAATGATCAATCAATGTTGTTAAATGCGGGTCGACTATTGCAACAATAT GATGATTTGCATGTTGGTGAAACTAATACAG AAAACATTGGAAAAAGAACAATTTTGTCATCATCATTTATTGGTGGTCGTCGAGACATGACACAACGTTATGAAGATGGCATGGTTATTGTTCTTAATGGCG GTGGACATTGTAAAAAAAGGTATCCCAAACAATTCTTGGATGAAACACGTCAAGGCACTGAGTCATATCCTGAGTATAAGAGAAGGTTTTATAAATCTATATCATTAGGTAGAGATAGGTCTGTCGATAATAGATGGGTGGTTCCTTATAACCCTTGGTTACTGTTAAAGTATGACTGTCACATTAATGTAGAGATTTGCAGTAGCATGAAAAGTATCAAGTATCTATACAAATATGTGTACAAGAGCCCTGATCGTGTGGCTATGGAGGTTCATAAAGGATCATACATGGATGAAGTTCAATAA
- the LOC127103189 gene encoding ATP-dependent DNA helicase RRM3-like — protein sequence MAEDYQTTNNVMELDLTNMLVKDLNELLNLNGKKMKILISHLYPPNTIDGDAIPSLIKEELAVDIPNEDIESVAKLNNYQMIAFKTIMNVIIQKHNGVFFVDATASSRIAATLFPGGRTAHSRFKIPIDIQLSSIYGIQKQKDLANLIRFVATIIWDETPMTNKKSLEALDRSFQDICSNSAPFGGKVLIMGGDFGQVLPVVRKEFEECLIRIGDGVEPTKPDDMVRLPS from the exons ATGGCAGAGGATTATCAAACAACTAACAATGTTATGGAATTAGACTTGACTAATATGTTGGTGAAGGACTTGAATGAACTCTTAAACCTAAATGGTAAAAAAATGAAGATTCTGATCTCCCATCTTTACCCCCCTAATACAATAGACGGAGATGCAATTCCAAGTCTCATAAAAGAGGAGTTAGCGGTCGATATCCCCAATGAAGATATTGAATCTGTTGCTAAGTTAAATAATTATCAAATGATTGCATTCAAAACCATTATGAATGTAATTATTCAAAAACACAATGGGGTTTTTTTTGTTGATG CAACTGCATCATCTCGTATAGCTGCAACATTATTTCCCGGTGGTAGGACTGCACACTCTCGATTTAAGATACCTATTGATATACAATTGAGTTCTATTTATGGTATTCAAAAGCAAAAAGATCTTGCAAATCTCATTAGATTTGTTGCCACAATAATTTGGGATGAAACACCAATGACAAACAAAAAAAGTTTGGAAGCCTTAGATCGATCATTCCAAGACATTTGTAGCAATAGTGCTCCATTTGGTGGAAAAGTTCTGATCATGGGGGGAGATTTTGGTCAAGTTCTTCCCGTTGTAAGAAAAG AGTTTGAAGAATGTCTTATTCGCATTGGTGATGGTGTTGAACCTACCAAACCAGATGACATGGTGAGGTTACCTTCATAG